From a single Sebastes umbrosus isolate fSebUmb1 chromosome 17, fSebUmb1.pri, whole genome shotgun sequence genomic region:
- the aldocb gene encoding fructose-bisphosphate aldolase C-B, which translates to MTHQYPALTPQQKKELQDIAERIVAPGKGILAADESTGSMGKRLNPIGVENTEENRRRYRQLLFTADQRIDNCIGGVIFFHETLYQNTDDGTNFAKLIQDRDIVVGIKVDKGVVPLAGTNGETTTQGLDGLSERCAQYKKDGADFAKWRCVLKISETTPSELAIFENANVLARYASICQQNGIVPIVEPEILPDGDHDLKRCQYVSEKVLAAVYKALSDHHVYLEGTLLKPNMVTAGHSCPTKYSGEEIAMATVTALRRTVPPAVTGVTFLSGGQSEEEASVNLNAINNCPLAKPWALTFSYGRALQASALNAWRGELTNEKAATEEFIKRAEANSLAALGKYESSGTCAAAGKSLYVANHAY; encoded by the exons ATGACTCACCAGTATCCCGCACTGACTCCTCAGCAGAAGAAGGAGCTGCAGGACATCGCTGAGAGGATAGTAGCACCAGGAAAAGGCATCCTTGCAGCTGATGAATCCACcg GCAGCATGGGGAAACGTTTGAACCCCATCGGGGTTGAGAACACAGAGGAGAACAGGCGCCGCTACCGGCAGCTGCTGTTCACAGCTGACCAGCGCATTGACAACTGTATCGGAGGGGTCATCTTCTTCCATGAAACCCTCTACCAGAACACAGACGATGGCACTAACTTCGCCAAGCTCATCCAAGACCGCGACATTGTTGTTGGCATCAAG GTGGACAAGGGTGTTGTGCCCCTCGCTGGAACAAATGGAGAGACCACCACTCAGG GTCTGGACGGGCTGTCTGAGCGCTGTGCGCAGTACAAGAAGGACGGCGCAGACTTCGCCAAGTGGCGCTGTGTGCTGAAGATCAGCGAAACCACGCCGTCTGAGCTGGCCATCTTTGAGAATGCTAATGTTCTGGCACGATATGCCAGCATCTGCCAGCAG AATGGTATTGTTCCTATTGTGGAGCCTGAGATCCTTCCTGATGGAGACCATGACCTGAAGCGTTGCCAGTACGTCAGTGAGAAG GTCCTAGCTGCAGTGTACAAGGCTCTGTCAGACCACCATGTGTACCTGGAAGGGACACTGCTGAAACCCAACATGGTCACAGCTGGACACTCCTGCCCCACCAAGTACAGCGGCGAGGAAATCGCCATGGCTACCGTCACCGCCCTGCGCCGCACCGTGCCTCCTGCTGTCACAG gagtgacattcttgtcAGGTGGCCAGTCCGAAGAAGAGGCCAGCGTGAACCTTAACGCCATTAACAACTGTCCGCTCGCCAAGCCCTGGGCCCTGACTTTCTCCTACGGCCGCGCCCTGCAGGCCTCTGCCCTGAACGCATGGAGAGGAGAGCTGACCAACGAGAAGGCCGCCACCGAGGAGTTCATCAAACGTGCTGAG GCAAACAGTCTGGCTGCACTCGGCAAGTATGAGTCTTCTGGAACTTGTGCTGCCGCAGGAAAATCCCTCTACGTGGCTAATCACGCCTACTAA
- the LOC119476014 gene encoding transmembrane 4 L6 family member 5-like, with translation MLLGVHTLQRSVVRLQHKLSSQKVLVPAIYIQLTGEQGCCGNRCGMFFSIAFAAEGVVGALYSFIVAVLGLDNGPLCYAGGSWTTPFKNSNPPYLTDYKLWGECSEPKNVVQFNTGLFITLVVTSCLQVLLCAIQMINGLIGCLCGGCNKKEQA, from the exons ATGCTGCTTGGAGTGCATACACTTCAAAGGTCTGTGGTCCGTCTGCAACACAAACTCTCTTCCCAAAAG GTGTTGGTCCCAGCGATTTACATCCAACTGACTGGAGAACAGGGGTGCTGTGGAAATCGCTGTGGG ATGTTCTTTTCAATTGCATTCGCTGCAGAGGGGGTGGTCGGTGCGCTGTACAGTTTCATTGTGGCAGTGCTCGGTTTGGATAATGGGCCCCTCTGCTATGCTGGTGGGAGTTGGACGACACCTTTCAAAAACAG TAATCCCCCCTACCTGACCGACTATAAATTGTGGGGAGAGTGCAGCGAGCCGAAGAACGTGGTGCAGTTCAACACTGGATTGTTCATCACCCTGGTGGTGACCAGCTGTCTGCAGGTGTTGCTCTGTGCCATCCAGATGATCAACGGCCTCATTGGCTGCCTGTGTGGAGGCTGCAACAAGAAAGAG CAAGCATGA
- the si:ch211-137i24.10 gene encoding transmembrane 4 L6 family member 1 — protein sequence MCTGKCSRCIAVTLYPLAIISIICNIVLFFPGGDIKYAKDGHITEEVKYMGGLVGGGLMVLLPALYIHLTGKKGCCGNRCGMFLSIVFAAVGVAGALYSFIVAVLGLQNGPLCKVLLIWMTPFKDSDPSYLTADSSWVRCTEPKNIVQFNTGLFATLLATSCLQLVLCTIQMINGLFGCLCGTCNNKGPL from the exons ATGTGCACTGGAAAATGTTCCCGCTGCATCGCCGTTACTCTGTACCCGTTAGCGATCATatccatcatctgtaacatAGTGTTGTTCTTTCCTGGCGGTGATATCAAGTATGCCAAAGATGGACACATTACCGAGGAGGTGAAATACATGGGAGGACTCGTCGGAGGAGGTTTAATG GTGTTGCTCCCAGCACTTTACATCCACTTGACTGGAAAAAAGGGGTGCTGTGGGAATCGCTGTGGG ATGTTCTTATCCATTGTATTTGCTGCGGTGGGCGTGGCTGGCGCACTGTACAGTTTCATTGTAGCAGTGCTCGGTTTGCAGAATGGGCCCCTCTGCAAAGTTCTTCTGATTTGGATGACACCTTTCAAAGACAG CGACCCAAGTTACCTGACTGCTGACTCGTCGTGGGTGAGATGCACAGAGCCTAAAAACATTGTGCAGTTCAACACTGGGTTGTTTGCAACTCTGCTGGCCACAAGCTGTCTGCAGCTGGTTCTCTGTACCATTCAGATGATCAACGGGCTCTTTGGCTGCCTGTGTGGAACTTGCAACAACAAAGGG CCGCTGTGA
- the slc25a15b gene encoding solute carrier family 25 member 15b gives MAPHPVVQAVIDLASGAIGGAACVFSGQPLDTAKVKMQTFPTMYRGFIHCVSSTYKQVGLRGLYQGTTPALMANIAENSVLFMSYGFCQQVIRFTAGLQSDAVLSDVQKACAGSVASIFSSLVLCPTELVKCRLQAMYEMEALGKIAKSQNTVWSVVKSIMRNEGPQGFFHGLTTTIAREVPGYFCFFGAYELCRTTFAEHMKCDKDDIGMAPIVFSGGFGGACLWLVVYPMDCVKSRIQVMSMTGKQAGFFQTFMNIARTEGVRALYSGLTPTMIRTFPANGALFLGYEASRKLMMKHFDS, from the exons ATGGCCCCACACCCAGTGGTCCAGGCCGTCATTGACCTCGCATCAGGAGCCATAG GGGGAGCTGCATGTGTCTTTAGTGGACAGCCTCTAGACACAGCAAAGGTCAAGATGCAGACCTTTCCTACGATGTACCGCGGTTTCATCCACTGCGTGTCCTCCACCTACAAACAAGTGGGTCTGCGTGGCCTCTATCAGGGCACTACGCCGGCGCTGATGGCCAACATTGCAGAGAACTCTGTGCTCTTCATGAGCTACGGCTTCTGCCAGCAGGTCATCCGCTTCACAGCTGGACTGCAAAGTGATGCTGTGCTGAG TGACGTGCAGAAAGCCTGTGCTGGCTCAGTAGCATCCATCTTCTCCTCACTGGTACTTTGCCCCACTGAGCTTGTCAAGTGTCGGCTGCAAGCCATGTACGAAATGGAGGCATTAGGCAAGATTGCTAAGAGTCAGAA TACAGTGTGGTCGGTGGTGAAATCCATCATGAGGAATGAGGGACCGCAGGGCTTCTTCCATGGCCTGACCACCACCATAGCCAGAGAAGTCCCTGGTTACTTCTGCTTCTTCGGTGCTTACGAGCTCTGCCGCACCACCTTCGCAGAACATATGAAATGTGACAAAGATGACATAG GTATGGCTCCAATCGTCTTCAGCGGTGGTTTCGGGGGGGCGTGCCTGTGGCTGGTGGTCTATCCCATGGACTGCGTCAAGTCTCGGATCCAGGTCATGTCTATGACGGGCAAACAGGCGGGGTTTTTCCAAACATTCATGAACATCGCTCGTACCGAGG GCGTGAGGGCACTCTACTCTGGTCTGACCCCCACCATGATCCGCACCTTCCCTGCTAACGGAGCGTTGTTCCTGGGTTACGAAGCCAGCCGAAAGCTCATGATGAAGCATTTTGACAGCTAA